A window from Deltaproteobacteria bacterium encodes these proteins:
- the meaB gene encoding methylmalonyl Co-A mutase-associated GTPase MeaB, whose translation MLAGDRVALAKLMTRIENETGDVAGIMARVYPRLGRAGTVGVTGPPGAGKSTLVDRLVARLRGRGEAVGVVAVDPSSPFSGGAVLGDRIRMQNHATDPAVFIRSLSTRGRRGGLARATRQITHLLDAFGKDRIVIETVGVGQTELDIMELATTVVVVLVPEAGDTVQVMKAGLLEIAHVFVVNKADREGALRMKTELQTMLQLRPTPGWEVPVLLTEAQADRGIDELFDAIEAHRAHRAQCANGRAGEESREREFLDVLDGELRTRLERRIAAEAEVLARVRRGDVDPYTATRELLADRDALRRLLGES comes from the coding sequence ATGCTCGCCGGCGACCGCGTCGCCCTCGCCAAGCTCATGACGCGGATCGAGAACGAGACCGGCGACGTCGCCGGAATCATGGCTCGCGTCTATCCGCGCCTCGGGCGCGCCGGCACGGTCGGCGTCACCGGCCCGCCCGGCGCCGGGAAGTCGACCCTGGTGGACCGGCTCGTCGCCAGGCTGCGCGGTCGTGGCGAGGCCGTCGGAGTCGTCGCCGTCGACCCGTCGAGCCCTTTCAGCGGCGGCGCCGTTCTCGGCGATCGCATCCGCATGCAGAACCACGCGACCGATCCGGCGGTCTTCATCCGAAGCCTGAGCACGCGCGGGCGGCGCGGCGGCCTCGCGCGCGCGACCCGACAGATCACGCACCTCCTCGACGCGTTCGGCAAGGACCGCATCGTCATCGAGACCGTCGGCGTCGGGCAGACCGAGCTCGACATCATGGAGCTGGCGACGACGGTAGTCGTGGTGCTCGTACCGGAAGCCGGAGACACCGTGCAGGTCATGAAGGCCGGACTCCTCGAGATCGCGCACGTCTTCGTCGTGAACAAGGCCGATCGCGAGGGCGCGCTGCGGATGAAGACGGAGCTCCAGACGATGCTGCAGCTCCGTCCGACTCCTGGCTGGGAGGTTCCGGTCCTGCTCACCGAGGCGCAGGCCGACCGCGGCATCGACGAGCTCTTCGACGCGATCGAGGCGCACCGCGCCCATCGCGCGCAGTGCGCGAACGGACGCGCCGGCGAAGAGAGTCGCGAGCGCGAGTTCCTCGACGTCCTCGACGGCGAGCTCCGCACCCGGCTGGAGCGCCGGATCGCCGCCGAAGCGGAGGTGCTGGCGCGTGTCCGGCGCGGAGACGTGGACCCGTACACCGCCACGCGCGAGCTGCTCGCGGACCGCGACGCCCTCCGTCGCCTCCTCGGAGAGTCATGA
- a CDS encoding putative toxin-antitoxin system toxin component, PIN family encodes MSAFAFGGVPARVLRSVLSTAEVCVSADLLAEYRSVPDALRVAHKVNADQWQSLVAGIAAFVAEARMVHPTRLVRACRDPKDDMVLECCRAARARFLITGDRDLLSLDVTGTAGLRRLRIVSPRSYLDRR; translated from the coding sequence GTGTCGGCGTTCGCGTTTGGCGGCGTCCCGGCGCGCGTGCTGCGCTCGGTGCTGTCGACGGCGGAGGTGTGTGTGTCGGCGGACCTCCTCGCGGAGTACCGATCCGTCCCCGACGCCCTGAGAGTGGCGCACAAGGTGAACGCCGACCAATGGCAAAGCCTCGTGGCCGGTATCGCTGCCTTCGTGGCCGAGGCGCGGATGGTCCATCCCACACGGCTGGTTCGTGCTTGTCGCGATCCCAAGGACGACATGGTGCTCGAATGCTGCCGCGCTGCGCGAGCGCGCTTCTTGATCACGGGCGATCGTGACCTGCTCAGCCTCGACGTGACCGGAACCGCAGGGCTTCGTCGGCTGCGGATCGTGAGTCCGCGATCCTATCTCGATCGCCGCTGA
- a CDS encoding serine/threonine protein phosphatase produces MSLYAIGDLHGCPDELDVLLEALTPGVGDTVVFLGDYVDRGPAVRRLVDRLLHLDREPFTSVFLRGNHEDMLLGYLGIGGLHADVYLENGGGMTLASYGIPAGTGPGAASRAVFPDEHVSFFQRCRMRHLAPPFLFVHAGIRPGVGLDDQSAEDLLWIREEFFLRPHALPYTVVFGHTPSREARIDLPYRIGLDTGLVYGNKLSCLDVDGRRLVQVARGARHTTIRDLAPAFAAAHV; encoded by the coding sequence ATGAGCCTCTACGCGATCGGCGACCTCCACGGCTGCCCCGACGAGCTCGACGTGCTCCTCGAGGCGTTGACGCCCGGCGTAGGCGACACCGTGGTCTTCCTCGGCGACTACGTCGACCGCGGGCCCGCCGTGCGCCGGCTCGTCGATCGCCTGCTCCACCTCGACCGGGAGCCCTTCACGTCCGTCTTCCTGCGCGGCAACCACGAGGACATGCTGCTCGGTTACCTCGGCATTGGCGGCCTGCACGCCGACGTCTATCTCGAGAACGGCGGCGGCATGACGCTCGCGAGCTACGGAATCCCGGCCGGCACCGGACCCGGAGCCGCGAGCCGCGCGGTCTTCCCCGACGAGCACGTCTCCTTCTTCCAGCGTTGCCGGATGCGGCACCTCGCGCCACCGTTCCTCTTCGTACATGCCGGCATTCGCCCCGGGGTCGGGCTCGACGATCAGTCCGCCGAGGATCTCCTGTGGATCCGCGAGGAGTTCTTCCTCCGACCGCATGCCCTGCCGTACACGGTCGTGTTCGGCCACACGCCGTCGCGCGAGGCGCGCATCGACCTCCCGTATCGCATCGGCCTCGATACCGGACTGGTGTACGGCAACAAGCTGAGCTGCCTCGATGTCGACGGTCGACGCCTCGTGCAGGTCGCACGCGGCGCACGCCACACGACGATCCGCGATCTCGCCCCCGCGTTCGCCGCCGCGCACGTCTGA